The Streptomyces tendae DNA segment TCCAGGACCGACGTCCGCGCACGCGCTGCGTGGACAAGGGGCGACGGCTCAGGCCGGGTGCCTCGGACGCGCGGGGCTCGGAGCCGGCCGGGGTCGGCCCCGGCCAGGAGTGACGGCCTGCGGGTGCGGTGTGGGCTGCCGCCCTCCGCCTGCTTGCGGACGGCCCCCGGGGTCCGCGTTCACGCGCGGGGGAGCGCCGACCGGGCCCATGGCCCGGATGAACGGGGGACGGCCCGGCACACCGCGGTGTGCCGGGCCGTTTCTCGTTGCGGGGGCGGGGGGCCGGTCAGGACCGGGTGACCCGTTCGCCGGGTTCCGGCGTGGGGCGCGCCGCCGGGGCCGGGGTCAGGCGGGCGGTGATCACCAGGGTGCCCTCCTCGACCTGGTAGTCGAGCGGGAGGCCCAGGCCGCGCATCGCGGCGACCATGCCGGTGTTGGAGGCCTGGGTCACGGCGTACACGTGGGCGCAGCCCGCCTCGACCGCCATCCCCACGAGGCGGGAGAGCAGTTCGGCGCCGACGCCCCGTCGCTGCCATGCGTCCTCGACGATCAGCGCGACCTCGGTCTCGTCGCCGTCCCACAGCAGGTGGCCGAGGGCGACGATGCGGCCCGACGCGGTCTGCGCGGCGAGGGTGCGGCCGAAGCGCGGGCTGAGCAGGTGGCTGAGGTAGCGGCTCGCGTCCCCGACGGGCCCGTGGTAGCGGCGGCGCAGCGTCTCGGTGGAGCACCGCTCGTGCATCGCCCGCGCGGCCTCCAGGTCGGCGGTGTCCGCCCGGCGCACGGAGATGTCACCGCCCTCGGGCAGCGTCAGCACGTCACGGCCGCGCGGCATCCGCGGTCCGAGCCGGGCGTCCAGCTCCACCAGGGCCCGGGCGCGGGCGAACTCCGTCGGGGTGAAGGGCAGATAGGGGCGCTCCACGGTGATCACACCGCCCTCCGGGTCGCGCAGCCGGATCACGGTGTCCTCCAGCGAGCCCTCCGGCGGGACCGCGCCGGCCGTCGCGCGACCGGCGGGCTGCGAACGGATGGTGCAGCGCCCCAGCAACTGCCGCAGCGCGAGCGGCAGTTCCGCAGCGTCCGTCGCGGTGCGGGCGGCCAGGCCGAGCATCCGGGTCGGTCCGTCCACCAGGTCGTGCGCGTCGGCCCGCTCGGCCCAGGTGTCCGCGCCCCCGCCCGCCGTCACCGCGGCGACGAGGTCCGCACCGGCCGGTGCCCGCAGCAGGAACTCGTCGACGGTGTGCGCGCCCAGCGGGTGCGTCTGCAGGCTCAGGATGTCGATCCGCCGCTCGGCCAGCGCCGTGCACAGGGCCGCCAGCGCACCCGGTTCGTCCCGCACCGTCGTCCGCATCCGCCACAGCACGCTCTCGACCACCGTCGGCTCGGGCAACGGCGGGGCGTCGCCGGTATCGTGCGCCGGCGGCGCGTGGCCGTGGCGGCGTGCCCACCATGCGTGGAACGCCTCCCCGCACCGCGCGGCGCGGGCCATCGGGTTCCAGCGGGCCGCCGCGCGCCCTCCGTCACGGTCGTTCGTCACATCAGACATGTCTCGACTCATACCGTCACTGTGAAGGAACCGTGTTTCGTGATCACGAACGTACTGTGACTGACGAGTAAAGCGTGCTTCTGTCCGAATTTCTGCGGTACCGACCGGCGAAGCCCGGCCGCGATGCGGTCACTTGACAGCGCGCGCCGGACCCGCCGGTGATCCAGGCGGTCAGCCGGGCGGGCGGCGACGGGCGCGCAGCGCCAGCACCAGGCACACCACGGTCGCCGCGACGGCGAGTGAGGCGGGCAGCCGTGCCCACGATGTCCCCGCGACCGGCGCCTGGGCGACGAGCAGGACCACCGCGGTCGCGGCGGCGGCCGCCGCCGCGGGTGCCGCCCGGGGGTACCCGGCCGGGGCGGTGACGCCGGCGGTCCACGGGTCGGTGACGAGCAGATAGGCGAGCAGCAGGGCGGCGACGCAGACGACCAGCCAGAAGGGCGGGCCGGTGAACGCGGCGACCGCGATCGCCGCCGCCGGCAGCACGGTCGTCCTGCGGCGGGCCGCCAGTGACCGTAGGCGCATGGACGTCAGGACGGGGCGGGCGTCGACCATCGGAGCGGCCCACCACGCGGCCGCCGCCGCCCCCACGACCAGCATCTTGACCAGCGGCGACGCGTGCAGCGCGGCCGGCGGGTCGCAGGCGGCGACGGCCAGGGCCGTGCCGAGGAGGCGGTCCGTGACGCGGGACGTGAGACGGGTGAGGAGCCGGGCGACCGGGCTGTCGGCCGAAGCCGTGCCCGGCCGGGCGGTCCGGACGGGGCCGGTGGTCATCGGGACCCCCCGTGGATGCGGGTGCGGAGCAGCGGCGCGAGAGCGAGGTCGAGGCTCTCACCGGGCCGGTGGGCGACGACCGCGATGCCGCGCTCCACCAGGGTGAAGCGCATGGCGTCCCGGTCGGCCCGCCACAGCCGCAGCGCGAGCTCGCCTTCGGCGTCGCCGGGTTCCACGACCGGCTCGCCTGCGGGGATCTCGACGACGACCATCGGGTTGGCCCGCCCGCGCACCTGGTGCAGGACGTCGAAGATCCGCTGGTCCGTCAGCGGCGTCATGACGTACACCAGCGCTCCTTCCGGCAGCGCGGGCGGGGGGAGCAGGCCGAGCCCCTCCGTGCGGTGCGCGCGGTCCTTGCGGACCTCCAGCACACTCTCGACGATGCGGTAGAGGTACCCCTGGCCGCTGCCC contains these protein-coding regions:
- a CDS encoding GNAT family N-acetyltransferase, which produces MSRDMSDVTNDRDGGRAAARWNPMARAARCGEAFHAWWARRHGHAPPAHDTGDAPPLPEPTVVESVLWRMRTTVRDEPGALAALCTALAERRIDILSLQTHPLGAHTVDEFLLRAPAGADLVAAVTAGGGADTWAERADAHDLVDGPTRMLGLAARTATDAAELPLALRQLLGRCTIRSQPAGRATAGAVPPEGSLEDTVIRLRDPEGGVITVERPYLPFTPTEFARARALVELDARLGPRMPRGRDVLTLPEGGDISVRRADTADLEAARAMHERCSTETLRRRYHGPVGDASRYLSHLLSPRFGRTLAAQTASGRIVALGHLLWDGDETEVALIVEDAWQRRGVGAELLSRLVGMAVEAGCAHVYAVTQASNTGMVAAMRGLGLPLDYQVEEGTLVITARLTPAPAARPTPEPGERVTRS